In Mus musculus strain C57BL/6J chromosome 1, GRCm38.p6 C57BL/6J, a single genomic region encodes these proteins:
- the Brox gene encoding BRO1 domain-containing protein BROX isoform X3 — protein MGFNVALWYTKYASRLAGKENITEDEAKEVHRSLKIAAGIFKHLKESHIPKLLTPAEKGRDLEARLIDAYIIQCQAEAQEVTIARAIELKHAPGLIAALAYDTASFYQKADHTLSSLEPAHSAKWRKYLHLKMCFYTAYAYCYHGQTLLASDKCGEAIRSLQEAEKLYAEAEALCKEYGETKGPGPTAKPSGHLFFRKLGSLVKNTLDKCQRENGFIYFQKIPTEAPQLELKANYGLVEPVPFEFPPMSAHWTPEALAAFDLTKRPKDDSVKPKPEEDVKPVKEPDIRPQKDTGCSVS, from the exons ATGGGATTTAATGTAGCGCTGTGGTACACAAAATATGCTTCAAGATTGGCTGGAAAAGAAAA CATAACAGAAGATGAAGCAAAAGAAGTTCACCGAAGCCTAAAAATTGCAGCTgggatttttaaacatttaaag gAAAGTCATATCCCCAAACTTCTTACACCAGCAGAAAAGGGGCGGGACTTGGAGGCTCGGCTCATCGATGCTTACATCATCCAGTGCCAGGCCGAGGCTCAGGAAG TGACAATCGCCCGAGCCATTGAGCTGAAGCACGCTCCGGGACTGATCGCTGCACTCGCCTATGACACAGCCAGCTTCTACCAGAAAGCAG ATCATACTTTGTCCAGTTTGGAGCCTGCACACTCTGCTAAATGGAGAAAGTACCTTCACTTGAAGATGTGCTTCTACACAGCGTAT GCGTATTGCTACCATGGCCAGACTCTGTTGGCGAGCGATAAGTGTGGAGAAGCCATCCGATCTCTCCAAGAAGCAGAAAAAT TGTACGCAGAGGCAGAAGCCCTATGCAAAGAGTACGGGGAAACCAAAGGACCAGGGCCGACGGCCAAGCCGTCAGGACACTTGTTCTTCCGGAAGCTTGGGAGCCTTGTGAAGAACACCCTGGACAAATGTCAGAGAGAAAATGGCTTCAT TTACTTTCAAAAAATTCCAACAGAAGCCCCACAACTGGAACTCAAAGCAAATTATGGGCTGGTAGAGCCTGTGCCTTTTGAATTCCCTCCTATGAGTGCTCACTGGACACCGGAAGCGTTGGCTGCGTTTGATCTCACCAAGAGACCCAAGGATGACAGT gTCAAACCCAAACCGGAAGAGGACGTGAAACCTGTAAAGGAACCAGATATCAGACCTCAGAAGGACACTGGGTGCTCGGTCTCATAA
- the Fam177b gene encoding LOW QUALITY PROTEIN: protein FAM177B (The sequence of the model RefSeq protein was modified relative to this genomic sequence to represent the inferred CDS: substituted 1 base at 1 genomic stop codon), protein MMEDLFQRLESELSGSCKNTTPKRIIYFADGDIMEEYSPEEDKDGEQSSAHGPFFSLNVHGVTLLVWGRMSCTQFTFYGFRSFRCIFCLLACELLGGRFAAFFGLTEPKHQXVLKEYQKIQTKALPGVIMIY, encoded by the exons ATGATG GAAGACCTTTTCCAGCGGTTAGAATCAGAACTGAGTGGATCTTGTAAGAACACCACTCCCAAAAGGATTATCTACTTTGCTGATGGAGACATCATGGAAGAATACAGCCCAGAGGAAGACAAAGACGGGGAGCAGAGCTCAGCACATGGCCCT TTTTTCAGTCTGAACGTTCATGGAGTCACACTTCTGGTGTGGGGCAGGATGAGTTGTACGCAATTCACTTTTTA TG GATTCCGTTCTTTTCGATGCATATTCTGCCTTTTGGCTTGTGAGCTCCTCGGTGGAAGATTTGCTGCTTTCTTTGGTCTGACTGAACCCAAACACCAGTAGGTGCTAAAGGAGTATCAGAAAATACAAACTAAG GCCCTGCCCGGTGTGATAATGATCTATTAA